One window of Helicobacter winghamensis ATCC BAA-430 genomic DNA carries:
- the htpX gene encoding zinc metalloprotease HtpX, which yields MFDRIIKENQFKTNCVIALYVLIFTLIGLLVDIVRINANTLGGGFYSLLTLQEFPLVTLTLFGIAFVIVLFTISNFKQILLSGSEYKEVLAGSEASAQEKNLTKMLDELVAVVNLPFRPKLYIMDAPYMNAFASGWNADNSLIALTTTLIRNLNYNEQKAVMAHELSHIRHGDIRLTLMVGVLSNIMLLVVNYGVYIFLGNSKEKGANAARMILLILQFVLPLLTLVLQMFLSRSREYMADSGAAYLMGNSAPMIQALQKISGNYAQSDFSQSDRNPTRQALYIFSAGELFSTHPSIENRIQALLHQ from the coding sequence ATGTTTGATAGAATTATTAAAGAAAATCAGTTTAAAACAAATTGTGTGATTGCACTATATGTGCTGATTTTTACGCTAATTGGATTGCTTGTAGACATTGTTAGGATTAATGCTAATACACTTGGAGGTGGATTTTATTCACTTTTAACTTTACAAGAATTTCCGCTAGTTACTCTAACCTTGTTTGGAATCGCTTTTGTGATTGTGCTATTTACTATTAGTAATTTTAAGCAAATTTTACTTAGCGGAAGTGAGTATAAGGAGGTTTTAGCAGGCTCTGAAGCAAGTGCTCAAGAGAAAAATTTAACAAAAATGCTTGATGAGTTAGTAGCGGTTGTAAATCTGCCCTTTCGTCCAAAACTTTACATAATGGATGCGCCTTATATGAATGCGTTTGCTAGTGGCTGGAATGCGGATAATTCCTTGATTGCACTAACTACTACTTTAATACGGAATTTAAATTATAATGAGCAAAAGGCAGTGATGGCACACGAATTAAGCCATATTCGACACGGAGATATTCGCTTAACTTTAATGGTGGGCGTACTAAGTAATATTATGCTTTTAGTGGTAAATTATGGTGTCTATATATTTTTAGGAAACTCTAAAGAGAAGGGTGCAAATGCAGCTAGAATGATTTTGCTTATCTTGCAATTTGTTTTACCGCTTTTAACGCTAGTGTTGCAAATGTTTTTAAGTCGCTCAAGAGAGTATATGGCAGATTCTGGGGCAGCGTATTTGATGGGAAATAGCGCACCTATGATTCAAGCTTTGCAAAAGATTAGTGGAAATTATGCACAATCAGATTTTTCACAAAGCGATAGGAATCCTACGCGTCAAGCCTTGTATATCTTTTCAGCTGGTGAGTTATTTAGCACACATCCTAGCATTGAAAATCGCATTCAAGCATTACTTCATCAATAA
- the nth gene encoding endonuclease III, protein MTKKIKKATKKEIQEIKALFLEHFKGARTELVFSNDFELLIAVMLSAQCTDKRVNLITPALFKKFPTPQALSLADLDSIKECIKTCSFFNNKAKNLKAMAKEVYEKYNGEIPLDREILKTLPGVGQKTANVVLIESKEANFIAVDTHVFRVSHRLGLSFATTPLATEADLTKIFKDNLATLHQAMVLFGRYTCKAINPQCQECFLNHLCKSKTSYRCN, encoded by the coding sequence ATGACAAAGAAAATCAAAAAAGCCACAAAAAAGGAAATACAAGAGATAAAAGCACTTTTTTTAGAACATTTTAAAGGCGCTAGAACAGAACTCGTATTTTCTAATGATTTTGAACTTTTAATTGCTGTAATGCTTTCAGCCCAATGCACCGATAAACGCGTAAATCTCATTACGCCTGCACTTTTTAAAAAATTCCCCACGCCACAAGCACTAAGCCTAGCAGATTTAGATTCCATTAAAGAGTGCATTAAAACTTGCAGTTTTTTCAACAATAAAGCAAAAAATCTCAAAGCAATGGCAAAAGAAGTTTATGAAAAATATAATGGAGAAATTCCACTTGATAGAGAGATATTAAAAACATTGCCCGGAGTTGGGCAAAAAACCGCAAATGTCGTGTTAATAGAATCTAAAGAAGCAAATTTCATCGCTGTAGATACTCATGTTTTTAGGGTTTCCCATCGCTTGGGTTTAAGCTTTGCCACAACGCCACTCGCCACAGAAGCAGATCTTACAAAAATTTTCAAAGATAATCTTGCCACTCTTCATCAAGCAATGGTACTTTTTGGGCGTTATACTTGCAAAGCCATTAATCCACAATGCCAAGAATGCTTTTTAAACCATCTTTGCAAAAGCAAAACAAGCTATCGTTGCAATTAA
- a CDS encoding YhdP family protein, whose protein sequence is MIKIPSIKTLKLILFLTFLTGLFITLYTFLHTGIKLERFHLAGSQIEGFYLRLDKKLILEIQSLHLKQFNSDDSHKDFSISTQVTIAKNLHFILQYFQKIDIKNIFIKDYQANLFYDGDNFTLNLPEFYAKLNLTEDASKVLIQIHDFYLKPYGIYYQGKGVYDLRRQEVMLDGSLDFLNQENYYSYVRLDLNVFSDLKTLNIKGSSNVFSDIKFLKSLIPEISNKLVEAWIFDNYSVENVQINDFSLTIPLKSNHILQDSINSLYVLATAKNAEVIFHPKLQAAHAKSVKLLFQNNALEFYPENPTYKQYLANGTTITLKDITSKAPSLEVNLNTTSPLDSNIHEVLNAYNITLPLNAPKANIATNLFIHLDLLNHTLQTKGIFKARNSTILLNGIPLETDNLNIALDNHIVKVESKNLTYQNIIKSDSNFIINIQDKEISGDILIHSLALVNPSVLQIFNHSVPFSVDFKDEKAITLSLPTLTFNAKLNAPYNFYIESLSHFIPFSKILQDYQVSNGTLNLNTQDFLEYQAKISVNSSQNILLSKKDNMPLSTINLDLRYNTNNFELKSDSFIYTDTQGNKRISFKDINLNLNSQNLTSTNPKNTDIPTRIEGNNTNLIFKDYTILSDSFNFSLYNNTIQGTLKHKNGSADLYKNENFITLDAREFGDTFLNTIANKHIFNKGRFFLNANTNEKGVIMGEMKLLNTSVKELNVLQNLMAFIDTIPSLLSLKLPGFNNDGYYLENGSILFGLNDKFLAIDKLHFKGSSIDINGQGIIQLESKNIDFNAELITAKALSGIINKIPLVNYIVLGKNGTISTNFKINGTLEKPQIHTQTAQDILLSPFNILKRVITSPFEVFN, encoded by the coding sequence ATGATTAAAATACCATCCATTAAAACACTTAAACTTATTTTGTTTCTTACATTTCTTACAGGCTTATTTATCACGCTTTACACCTTTTTGCATACAGGAATTAAACTAGAACGATTTCATCTAGCTGGCTCACAAATTGAAGGATTCTATCTAAGATTAGATAAAAAACTCATTTTAGAAATTCAATCTTTACATTTAAAACAATTTAATTCCGATGATTCCCATAAAGATTTTTCAATCTCCACACAAGTTACCATCGCAAAAAATTTGCATTTTATCCTTCAATATTTTCAAAAAATTGATATAAAAAATATTTTTATTAAAGATTATCAAGCAAATTTATTTTACGATGGAGATAATTTCACACTCAATCTCCCAGAGTTTTATGCAAAACTTAATCTCACTGAAGATGCTTCTAAAGTCCTTATTCAAATCCACGATTTTTATCTAAAGCCCTATGGAATCTATTATCAAGGAAAAGGCGTGTATGACTTAAGACGCCAAGAAGTAATGTTAGATGGCTCTTTGGATTTTTTAAATCAAGAAAATTATTATTCTTATGTTCGTTTAGATTTAAATGTTTTTAGTGATTTAAAAACGCTTAATATCAAAGGTTCTAGCAATGTTTTTAGCGATATTAAATTTCTAAAATCTTTAATCCCGGAGATTTCAAACAAACTTGTAGAAGCGTGGATTTTTGACAATTATAGCGTTGAAAATGTCCAAATCAATGACTTTTCTCTTACAATCCCACTAAAAAGTAATCACATTTTACAGGATTCCATTAATTCCCTATATGTCCTAGCCACAGCAAAAAATGCTGAAGTAATTTTTCATCCCAAACTTCAAGCCGCACACGCAAAATCCGTAAAATTACTCTTTCAAAATAATGCACTAGAATTTTACCCAGAAAATCCAACCTACAAACAATATCTAGCAAATGGCACAACAATCACACTAAAGGATATTACCAGCAAAGCCCCAAGTCTAGAAGTTAATCTCAATACTACTTCGCCTTTGGATTCCAACATTCACGAGGTTTTAAATGCCTATAATATCACACTCCCTCTAAATGCACCCAAGGCAAACATTGCAACAAATCTTTTTATTCACTTAGATTTACTTAATCACACTCTGCAAACTAAAGGGATTTTTAAAGCACGCAATTCTACAATCCTGCTTAATGGTATTCCTTTAGAAACCGACAATTTAAATATTGCACTAGATAATCACATTGTAAAGGTGGAATCCAAAAATCTAACTTATCAAAATATTATAAAAAGTGATTCTAATTTTATTATCAACATACAAGATAAAGAAATTAGCGGAGACATACTTATCCACTCTCTGGCTTTAGTTAATCCTAGTGTTTTGCAAATCTTTAACCATTCTGTGCCTTTTAGCGTGGATTTTAAAGATGAAAAAGCCATTACTTTAAGTTTGCCAACACTTACATTTAATGCTAAATTAAATGCACCTTATAATTTTTACATAGAAAGCCTAAGCCACTTTATCCCTTTTTCTAAAATCTTGCAAGACTATCAAGTTAGCAATGGAACATTAAACCTAAACACGCAAGATTTTTTGGAATACCAAGCAAAAATTTCTGTTAATAGCTCACAAAACATTCTCTTAAGCAAAAAAGACAATATGCCGCTCTCCACGATTAATTTAGACTTGCGCTACAACACTAATAATTTTGAGTTAAAAAGCGATTCTTTTATCTACACAGACACACAAGGCAATAAAAGGATAAGTTTTAAAGATATTAATCTCAATTTAAATAGCCAAAATCTCACAAGCACCAACCCAAAAAATACTGATATTCCAACACGGATAGAAGGAAACAATACAAATCTAATCTTTAAGGATTACACAATTTTAAGTGATTCTTTCAATTTTAGTCTCTATAACAATACAATTCAAGGCACACTTAAACATAAAAATGGAAGTGCCGATCTTTATAAAAATGAAAATTTTATCACGCTTGATGCTAGAGAGTTTGGTGATACTTTTTTAAACACCATTGCAAACAAACATATTTTTAATAAGGGTCGCTTTTTTCTTAACGCAAATACAAATGAAAAAGGAGTGATTATGGGCGAAATGAAGTTGCTTAACACTTCTGTTAAAGAGCTAAATGTCCTGCAAAATCTTATGGCTTTTATTGATACAATTCCTTCTTTACTTAGCTTAAAACTTCCGGGCTTTAACAATGATGGCTATTATTTAGAAAATGGTAGCATTCTTTTTGGCTTAAATGATAAATTCTTAGCTATTGACAAACTCCATTTTAAAGGCTCTTCTATTGATATTAATGGACAAGGAATCATACAATTAGAATCCAAAAATATTGATTTTAATGCCGAGTTAATTACCGCTAAGGCATTAAGTGGAATTATCAATAAAATTCCGCTTGTTAATTATATTGTGCTTGGCAAAAATGGCACAATCTCTACTAACTTTAAAATTAACGGAACTCTTGAAAAGCCACAAATCCACACTCAAACTGCTCAAGATATTCTACTCTCCCCTTTTAATATACTAAAGCGCGTAATCACTTCACCTTTTGAAGTTTTTAATTAA
- the mltG gene encoding endolytic transglycosylase MltG translates to MDGILIILIILCFYLQTSMQSSRVVYVPKGGTNAIIAYLQANNFDVTTGDKYLVRFFGYPQSGWLNIEQERISKGDFLYKLANAKAALEDITLIPGETLYFFIKEVSVKLGLDERELQIAYDKYAPMPDGVILANTYKVPKGISASHLMYYLVKTSLNEHKKLAIKFLGEYDVKQWFKYVIIASIIQKESANEEEMPIVSAVIRNRLDKKMRLQMDGSLNYGKYSHTKVTPAMIRNDTTSYNTYRNDGIPEAPVGSVGFKAIQAAVFPANVDYLYFVRNKNGVHSFSKTYNEHVNNFSK, encoded by the coding sequence ATGGATGGTATTTTAATCATTTTAATCATTTTATGCTTTTATTTGCAAACTTCAATGCAATCTAGTCGTGTTGTGTATGTGCCAAAAGGCGGAACAAATGCAATTATAGCATATTTACAAGCAAATAACTTTGATGTAACCACTGGTGATAAATATTTGGTGCGATTTTTTGGTTATCCACAAAGCGGTTGGCTAAATATTGAACAGGAGAGAATAAGTAAGGGGGACTTTCTTTATAAACTTGCAAACGCAAAGGCGGCGTTAGAAGATATTACGCTAATTCCTGGAGAAACTTTGTATTTTTTCATCAAAGAAGTTAGCGTAAAACTTGGATTAGATGAAAGAGAGTTGCAAATTGCCTATGATAAATACGCTCCAATGCCAGATGGAGTGATTTTAGCAAATACTTATAAAGTTCCAAAAGGTATTAGTGCTTCACATTTAATGTATTATCTTGTCAAGACCTCTTTGAATGAGCATAAAAAATTAGCGATTAAATTTTTAGGGGAATATGATGTAAAGCAATGGTTTAAATATGTAATTATTGCTTCAATTATCCAAAAAGAATCCGCAAACGAAGAAGAAATGCCTATTGTTTCTGCAGTAATTAGAAATCGTTTAGATAAGAAAATGCGCTTGCAGATGGATGGTTCTTTAAATTATGGAAAGTATTCACATACAAAAGTAACGCCTGCAATGATACGAAATGATACAACTAGTTACAATACTTACCGTAATGATGGAATTCCAGAAGCTCCTGTTGGAAGCGTTGGATTTAAGGCGATTCAAGCGGCAGTATTTCCGGCAAATGTAGATTATCTTTACTTTGTGCGCAATAAAAATGGCGTGCATTCTTTTAGTAAAACTTATAATGAACATGTTAATAATTTCTCAAAATAG
- a CDS encoding FKBP-type peptidyl-prolyl cis-trans isomerase, producing the protein MIDKNQVVSIEYSVKEEGANDVLDSNIGGKPLEFIMGAGEIIKGLEEAVAEMKVGDKKEVIIAPINAYGEYQSDYVQEVPRDQFVGIDLQQGMTLFGQGENGETVQVIVKDFNDEMVIVDYNHPLAGKTLNFSVTILATREATEKELSCGLHYQEHNHGGGCCGGGCGCH; encoded by the coding sequence ATGATTGATAAAAATCAAGTTGTAAGTATTGAGTATTCCGTAAAAGAAGAAGGCGCAAATGATGTTTTGGATTCTAATATTGGTGGAAAACCATTAGAGTTTATTATGGGAGCTGGTGAGATTATTAAGGGCTTAGAGGAAGCGGTTGCAGAAATGAAAGTGGGCGATAAAAAGGAAGTAATTATTGCTCCGATTAATGCTTATGGGGAGTATCAATCTGATTATGTGCAAGAAGTTCCTCGCGATCAGTTTGTAGGGATTGATTTACAGCAAGGAATGACACTTTTTGGTCAAGGAGAAAATGGAGAAACTGTGCAAGTAATTGTCAAAGATTTTAATGATGAGATGGTTATTGTTGATTACAATCATCCATTAGCTGGTAAGACTTTGAATTTTTCTGTAACAATTTTAGCAACGCGTGAAGCAACAGAAAAAGAATTGAGCTGTGGATTACATTATCAAGAGCATAATCATGGTGGTGGTTGTTGTGGTGGTGGATGTGGTTGCCATTAA
- the truD gene encoding tRNA pseudouridine(13) synthase TruD, whose translation MNLSFAYTHSPIEFYFRQSPRDFVVEEVPLYPFNGDGMHLVLKIRKKNLTTFELLKILSNHLGIKEKDIGYAGLKDKNALTIQHISLPYFIKDKLENFIHPDIKILDSNLHHNKIKIGHLKGNKFFLRVKKLSPLNAQKIVQAVESIKKFGVPNYFSYQRFGADGRNYLQGREIVEKKRRLRDRKMHNFLISAYQSYLFNLWLSMRIDISHIIASYDIKEISKALELYLQTNDIPACFKESMFCNKIKSQKHPFKLLEGDMLCHYPYGKHFFLESMEKESLRFLQKDIAPTGLLSGKKAMFALGCAEFFEKKFLDSNILSIGQRRYAWVFPQDLEFFYKEQEAQGEFSFFLPKGAYATNLLREIAHREIKEEE comes from the coding sequence ATGAATCTATCTTTTGCCTACACGCATTCCCCGATAGAATTTTATTTTAGACAAAGTCCGCGTGATTTTGTTGTTGAAGAGGTGCCACTCTATCCCTTCAATGGTGATGGAATGCATCTTGTTTTGAAAATCCGCAAGAAAAATCTCACAACTTTTGAGCTTTTAAAGATTCTGTCCAATCATCTAGGAATTAAAGAAAAAGATATTGGCTATGCAGGGTTGAAAGATAAAAATGCTCTTACAATCCAGCATATAAGTTTGCCTTATTTTATAAAAGATAAACTAGAGAATTTTATACACCCTGATATTAAAATTTTAGATTCTAATTTGCATCATAATAAAATCAAAATTGGGCATTTAAAGGGTAATAAGTTTTTTCTTCGTGTTAAAAAACTTAGCCCATTAAACGCCCAAAAAATCGTGCAAGCTGTGGAATCTATTAAAAAGTTTGGAGTCCCAAATTATTTTAGTTATCAACGCTTTGGAGCAGATGGTAGAAATTATTTACAAGGACGAGAGATTGTAGAGAAAAAGCGCCGTTTGCGTGATAGAAAAATGCATAATTTTTTAATCAGCGCATATCAAAGTTATTTGTTTAATTTGTGGCTCTCTATGCGCATAGATATTTCGCATATTATTGCTTCATACGATATAAAAGAGATTTCAAAAGCATTAGAGCTGTATTTACAGACAAATGATATTCCAGCTTGTTTTAAGGAAAGTATGTTTTGTAATAAGATTAAATCACAAAAGCACCCTTTTAAATTGCTTGAAGGTGATATGTTATGCCATTATCCTTATGGAAAGCATTTTTTTTTAGAGAGTATGGAAAAAGAATCTTTGCGCTTTTTACAAAAAGATATTGCTCCAACAGGATTGTTAAGTGGAAAAAAGGCAATGTTTGCTTTAGGTTGTGCGGAGTTTTTTGAAAAGAAATTTTTGGATTCCAACATTTTAAGCATTGGGCAACGTCGCTATGCTTGGGTTTTTCCGCAAGATTTAGAGTTTTTTTATAAAGAACAAGAAGCGCAAGGTGAGTTTAGTTTTTTCTTGCCAAAAGGAGCGTATGCGACAAATTTATTGCGCGAGATAGCCCATAGAGAGATAAAAGAAGAGGAATAG
- the folE gene encoding GTP cyclohydrolase I FolE: MPKNIKENTGESTQELIRTIFDCIGEDRNREGLLDTPKRVVKSWEHLYSGYKSDPKEILGRVFTEGACDEMVVLKDIEFYSVCEHHMLPFFGKVSIGYIPDSKVVGISKLARLVEVYSRRLQIQEKMTAQIADTLMEVLQPKGVMVVAEAKHMCMVMRGVEKQNSQMLTSAIRGLFKSDHRTREEFMGLIRS, from the coding sequence ATGCCAAAAAATATAAAAGAAAACACAGGTGAATCCACTCAAGAGTTAATCCGAACCATTTTTGATTGTATTGGAGAAGATCGCAATAGGGAGGGATTACTAGATACTCCAAAGCGTGTGGTAAAAAGCTGGGAACATCTTTATAGCGGATACAAAAGCGATCCTAAAGAGATTTTAGGCAGGGTTTTTACAGAAGGTGCTTGTGATGAAATGGTTGTGCTAAAAGATATTGAGTTTTATTCTGTGTGTGAGCATCATATGTTACCATTTTTTGGAAAGGTTTCTATTGGTTATATTCCTGATTCTAAGGTGGTTGGAATTTCAAAATTAGCACGCCTTGTAGAGGTGTATTCTAGGCGTTTGCAAATTCAAGAGAAAATGACAGCGCAGATTGCAGATACTCTAATGGAAGTGTTACAGCCAAAAGGCGTGATGGTGGTAGCTGAAGCAAAGCATATGTGTATGGTAATGCGTGGCGTGGAGAAGCAAAATAGTCAAATGTTAACAAGTGCAATTCGTGGGCTTTTTAAAAGCGATCATCGCACAAGAGAAGAGTTTATGGGATTAATTCGCAGTTAA
- a CDS encoding OmpA family protein, with protein MKKFLVLSSLAAALLVTGCSQKSGVDSSADVNQGKNYVGGQDNFATVEERINYVENQLQNIFFDFDKFVVRADMQNAIDNDASVLTSSAMGPLTVRIEGNTDEWGTDEYNYALGLKRAVAVKEALIAKGVEESKTVLVSYGESKPTCTAKTKECWAENRKVTFKMLP; from the coding sequence ATGAAAAAGTTTCTAGTTTTAAGTTCATTGGCGGCTGCGTTATTGGTAACTGGTTGTAGTCAAAAAAGTGGCGTAGATTCTAGCGCAGATGTAAATCAAGGCAAGAACTATGTGGGTGGTCAGGATAATTTTGCAACAGTTGAAGAAAGAATTAATTATGTAGAAAACCAACTGCAAAATATTTTCTTTGATTTTGATAAATTTGTTGTGCGTGCTGATATGCAAAATGCGATTGATAATGATGCTAGTGTTTTGACTTCTTCGGCAATGGGACCATTAACAGTAAGAATTGAAGGTAATACTGATGAGTGGGGAACAGATGAGTATAACTATGCTTTAGGTTTAAAAAGAGCAGTTGCTGTAAAAGAAGCACTTATTGCTAAAGGTGTAGAAGAGAGTAAAACAGTTTTAGTAAGCTATGGTGAAAGCAAGCCAACTTGCACAGCTAAAACAAAAGAGTGTTGGGCTGAAAACAGAAAAGTAACATTTAAAATGTTACCATAA
- a CDS encoding tetratricopeptide repeat protein produces the protein MQKLFASSLVVASLVFGQEPSAFNAGGIAPQRTESQIFNEKLFNLSTQVRNLEESQEGLKSVFEGQLQRVQDIASRIELLKGENNATITGIKEHVDSNFALQNENIEKIKQSISALGALIKKTNTQMQGEIDSLREKVAELESAQVATTNNVESKKEINNTADNVAETIKDVQDSKIDDGIEQSVLNEVESAFVSAPINSSANTTVSASESLSVGALIASVESNATQIKMPSYETEELKPLNAQSIESLPVDKEINKVGEKKDIQANINKKIKDSKEIEKVEPKVLENIESKNNITKTPEIKDLKKIPLASVFKEGEQFYKDKNYQKADEYLQVAVKGNYKPARGNYLLGEVAFEQKRYEDAIYYYKTSATRYDKADYMPRLMLHSAKSFEALKEKDNAKRFLETLIALYPTSSEAKEAKKLIK, from the coding sequence TTGCAAAAGTTATTTGCTTCTAGCCTAGTTGTTGCGAGTTTAGTTTTTGGGCAAGAACCATCTGCATTTAATGCAGGTGGGATTGCACCACAAAGAACAGAATCGCAAATTTTTAATGAAAAACTTTTTAATCTTTCTACACAAGTAAGAAATCTTGAAGAATCACAAGAAGGCTTAAAAAGTGTTTTTGAAGGGCAACTTCAGAGAGTGCAAGATATTGCAAGTAGAATAGAGCTTCTCAAAGGGGAAAATAATGCAACAATTACTGGAATCAAAGAGCATGTCGATTCTAACTTTGCTTTACAAAATGAAAATATTGAAAAGATTAAACAAAGTATTTCTGCGCTTGGAGCGTTGATTAAAAAAACAAATACTCAAATGCAAGGCGAGATTGATAGTTTAAGGGAAAAGGTTGCAGAACTAGAAAGTGCTCAAGTTGCTACAACTAACAATGTGGAATCTAAAAAAGAAATAAATAATACCGCAGATAATGTAGCTGAAACCATAAAAGATGTGCAAGATTCTAAGATTGATGATGGCATAGAACAGAGTGTATTGAATGAAGTTGAAAGTGCTTTTGTAAGCGCGCCTATAAATTCATCTGCAAATACAACGGTAAGTGCATCTGAAAGTTTGTCCGTGGGCGCTCTAATTGCAAGCGTAGAAAGCAATGCAACACAAATCAAAATGCCAAGCTACGAGACTGAGGAATTAAAGCCACTTAATGCGCAAAGTATCGAGAGTTTACCTGTTGATAAAGAGATAAATAAAGTAGGTGAAAAGAAGGATATACAAGCAAATATAAACAAAAAGATAAAAGATAGTAAAGAGATTGAAAAAGTTGAGCCAAAGGTTTTGGAGAATATAGAATCTAAAAATAATATCACCAAAACACCTGAAATTAAAGATTTGAAAAAGATTCCTTTGGCAAGTGTGTTTAAAGAGGGTGAACAATTTTATAAAGATAAAAATTATCAAAAAGCTGATGAATATTTGCAAGTTGCTGTTAAAGGTAATTATAAGCCAGCGCGTGGAAATTATTTATTAGGTGAAGTCGCATTTGAGCAAAAGCGTTATGAAGATGCAATTTATTACTACAAAACAAGTGCAACGCGCTATGATAAAGCAGATTATATGCCGCGTCTAATGTTGCATAGCGCAAAATCTTTTGAAGCACTTAAAGAAAAAGATAATGCAAAGCGTTTTTTGGAGACTCTAATTGCTTTGTATCCAACTTCTAGTGAAGCAAAAGAAGCAAAAAAACTTATTAAATAA